A region from the Solibacillus sp. FSL H8-0523 genome encodes:
- the acnA gene encoding aconitate hydratase AcnA, whose product MTQQNLHNSRSSFEVNGKSYNYFRLAAIEEAGIANVSRLPYSIKVLLESVLRQYDNYVIKEEHVNELAKWGKDANTEAEVPFKPSRVVLQDFTGVPVVVDLASLRSAMKEMGGDPDKINPAIPVDLVIDHSVQVDKYGNAAALNANMDLEFERNAERYNFLKWAQTAYDNFRAVPPATGIVHQVNLEYLAPIVHVKENADGTFDTFPDSVVGTDSHTTMINGIGVLGWGVGGIEAEAGMLGQPSYFPIPEVIGVKLVGELPNGTTATDLALKVTQVLRAKGVVNKFVEFFGPGVVKLPLADRATISNMAPEYGATCGFFAVDQESINYMRLTGRDEEHIAVVEAYLKANDMFFDADLEPVYTDVLEIDLADIVANLSGPKRPQDLIPLTEMKSTYRSSVVAPQGTQGFGLGEDEFAKTGTAKFEEGDLEIPTGAIAIAAITSCTNTSNPYVLIAAGLVAKKAVELGIKPAKWVKTSLAPGSKVVTGYLEDANLQQYFDAIGFNTVGYGCTTCIGNSGPLLPEIEEAIKENDLFVTSVLSGNRNFEGRISPLVKANYLASPPLVVAYALAGTVDIDLQKDAIAVTPEGKEVFFDDIWPSTEEVNAVLNKVVTRELFQKEYETVFTANEAWNAIETSTESLYTFDEKSTYIQNPPFFTGLSKEPEAIKTLAGMRVMAKFGDSITTDHISPAGAIGKDTPAGKYLIENGVAIRDFNSYGSRRGNHEVMMRGTFANIRIRNQVAPGTEGGFTTYWPTGEVEYIYDACMKYQEAGTGLVVLAGNDYGMGSSRDWAAKGTFLLGVKTVIAQSYERIHRSNLVMMGVLPLQFMAGESADTLGLKGDETIAVNLTDDVKPRDILTVTATSPEGKVTEFKALARFDSEVEVDYYRHGGILQMVLRAKAAQQ is encoded by the coding sequence ATGACACAACAAAACTTACACAACAGTCGTTCTTCATTCGAAGTAAACGGTAAGTCTTATAACTACTTCCGTCTTGCTGCTATCGAAGAAGCTGGTATCGCAAACGTATCACGCTTACCTTACTCAATCAAAGTATTATTAGAATCAGTATTACGTCAGTACGATAACTACGTAATCAAAGAAGAGCACGTAAACGAATTAGCAAAATGGGGTAAAGACGCTAACACTGAAGCTGAAGTACCATTCAAACCATCTCGCGTAGTTCTACAAGATTTCACTGGTGTACCAGTAGTAGTAGACTTAGCTTCTTTACGTTCTGCAATGAAAGAAATGGGTGGAGATCCAGACAAAATCAACCCAGCAATCCCAGTTGACCTTGTAATTGACCACTCAGTACAAGTTGACAAATACGGTAACGCAGCAGCATTAAACGCTAACATGGACCTTGAGTTCGAGCGTAACGCTGAACGTTATAACTTCTTAAAATGGGCGCAAACTGCTTATGATAACTTCCGCGCTGTACCACCAGCAACTGGTATCGTACACCAAGTTAACTTAGAGTACTTAGCACCAATCGTACACGTTAAAGAAAATGCTGACGGCACTTTCGATACATTCCCAGACTCAGTAGTAGGTACTGACTCTCATACAACAATGATCAATGGTATCGGCGTACTTGGATGGGGCGTTGGTGGTATCGAAGCTGAAGCAGGTATGTTAGGTCAACCTTCATACTTCCCAATTCCTGAAGTTATTGGTGTTAAATTAGTTGGCGAATTACCAAACGGTACTACTGCAACTGACTTAGCATTAAAAGTAACTCAAGTATTACGTGCAAAAGGTGTAGTTAACAAATTCGTTGAGTTCTTCGGACCAGGCGTTGTTAAATTACCACTTGCTGACCGTGCTACAATCTCTAACATGGCTCCAGAATATGGTGCTACTTGTGGTTTCTTCGCAGTTGACCAAGAATCAATCAACTACATGCGCTTAACTGGCCGTGACGAAGAACACATTGCTGTTGTTGAAGCTTACTTAAAAGCTAACGACATGTTCTTTGACGCTGATTTAGAGCCTGTATACACTGACGTATTAGAAATTGACCTTGCGGATATCGTAGCGAACCTTTCTGGTCCAAAACGTCCACAAGATTTAATTCCTTTAACTGAAATGAAATCAACTTACCGTTCATCTGTAGTAGCTCCTCAAGGAACTCAAGGTTTCGGTTTAGGTGAAGATGAATTCGCTAAAACAGGAACAGCTAAATTTGAAGAAGGCGACCTAGAAATTCCAACAGGCGCTATCGCAATCGCTGCGATCACATCTTGTACAAATACTTCAAACCCATACGTTTTAATCGCTGCTGGTTTAGTTGCGAAAAAAGCTGTTGAGTTAGGTATTAAACCTGCGAAATGGGTTAAAACTTCTTTAGCTCCAGGTTCAAAAGTTGTAACTGGTTACTTAGAAGATGCTAATTTACAACAATACTTTGATGCAATCGGCTTCAACACAGTAGGTTACGGTTGTACAACATGTATCGGTAACTCAGGTCCATTACTTCCTGAAATCGAAGAAGCAATCAAAGAGAACGACTTATTCGTAACGTCTGTACTTTCTGGTAACCGTAACTTCGAAGGTCGTATTAGCCCATTAGTTAAAGCTAACTACTTAGCATCACCACCACTTGTTGTTGCTTATGCATTAGCTGGTACTGTAGATATCGATTTACAAAAAGACGCTATCGCTGTTACTCCAGAAGGCAAAGAAGTATTCTTCGATGATATCTGGCCTTCAACTGAAGAAGTTAACGCGGTATTAAATAAAGTAGTTACTCGTGAATTATTCCAAAAAGAATATGAAACAGTATTCACTGCTAACGAAGCTTGGAATGCAATTGAAACTTCAACTGAATCTTTATACACATTCGATGAGAAGTCAACTTACATCCAAAACCCACCATTCTTCACGGGTCTTTCTAAAGAGCCTGAAGCAATCAAAACATTAGCTGGCATGCGTGTTATGGCTAAGTTCGGTGATTCAATCACTACTGACCATATCTCTCCTGCAGGTGCAATCGGTAAAGATACACCAGCTGGTAAGTACTTAATCGAAAACGGCGTAGCAATTCGCGACTTCAACTCTTACGGTTCTCGTCGTGGTAACCACGAAGTTATGATGCGCGGTACTTTCGCTAACATCCGTATCCGTAACCAAGTTGCTCCAGGTACAGAAGGTGGTTTCACTACTTACTGGCCAACAGGCGAAGTTGAGTACATTTACGATGCATGTATGAAATATCAAGAAGCAGGCACTGGCTTAGTAGTATTAGCTGGTAACGACTACGGTATGGGTTCATCTCGTGACTGGGCTGCTAAAGGTACATTCTTACTAGGCGTTAAAACTGTAATCGCACAATCTTATGAGCGTATCCACCGTTCTAACTTAGTAATGATGGGTGTTTTACCATTACAATTCATGGCTGGCGAATCAGCTGATACTTTAGGCTTAAAAGGTGACGAAACAATCGCTGTTAACTTAACTGACGATGTGAAACCACGTGATATCCTAACTGTTACTGCAACTTCTCCAGAAGGAAAAGTAACTGAGTTCAAAGCATTAGCTCGTTTCGATTCAGAAGTAGAAGTAGACTACTACCGTCACGGTGGTATCTTACAAATGGTATTACGTGCTAAAGCTGCACAACAATAA
- a CDS encoding DUF2785 domain-containing protein produces the protein MFVEEYVQMLEMSVQGRKQYVEENQHVIQQLLENVGHESAELRDQLNYRLFLQLLTENSLTEASIHEMVERLSSIKGLVFNLGEKDASSVFQRSFSALFLAAIVNADRQLCYLTNEELDALAQNAITLLTKEQDLRSFVSAEQGWAHSIANTSELLCAIIQHPKFPIRYTAQILQAIRTNFWKGYVFTDDEEERFCNIIEALLAKGIDEALFIEWTEQAFDRLEMVAFERGYDAVWFKARTNQLNVAKTLYFYLKFANRSDKLRGIISIFIQRWIKLN, from the coding sequence TTGTTCGTAGAAGAATATGTTCAAATGTTAGAAATGTCGGTACAAGGCCGTAAACAGTATGTAGAAGAAAATCAGCATGTCATTCAGCAGTTACTAGAAAATGTTGGACATGAAAGTGCAGAGTTACGTGATCAATTGAATTATCGTCTGTTTCTTCAATTGCTAACAGAAAATAGTTTAACAGAAGCAAGCATTCATGAAATGGTTGAACGACTTTCTTCCATTAAAGGATTAGTTTTTAATTTGGGAGAAAAGGATGCATCTAGCGTATTTCAACGTTCATTTTCAGCGCTGTTTTTAGCAGCGATTGTCAATGCGGATCGCCAGCTTTGCTACTTAACAAATGAAGAGCTAGATGCCCTTGCGCAAAATGCCATTACCTTATTAACAAAAGAGCAAGATTTACGTAGCTTTGTCAGCGCAGAACAAGGTTGGGCACATAGTATTGCCAATACGAGTGAACTGCTATGTGCGATTATTCAGCATCCAAAGTTTCCAATTCGTTATACAGCGCAAATTTTGCAGGCGATTCGTACGAACTTTTGGAAGGGCTATGTGTTTACAGATGATGAAGAAGAACGTTTCTGCAATATAATTGAAGCGCTCCTGGCAAAAGGTATTGATGAAGCATTATTTATTGAATGGACCGAGCAAGCATTTGACCGTTTAGAAATGGTTGCATTTGAACGCGGCTATGATGCCGTGTGGTTTAAAGCGCGCACCAATCAGTTAAACGTTGCAAAAACATTGTATTTTTATTTGAAATTTGCAAATCGATCAGATAAGTTGCGTGGAATCATATCCATCTTTATCCAACGCTGGATTAAATTAAATTAG
- a CDS encoding VWA domain-containing protein yields MDKNMVVLYSRTLFDMSTSQKARFNELLKMAKLLNDRCMDGEKMLTGFTNIIGDTWYSFYSKEPILKGNAQQVDEAQYGFIANLLKNDEYIQWHQLTKGDELLSVLTAISMADQFIKRLKNDHQHSKNVQKQKSTERTKEFAKKRIQELQQQMNSASSESMKQAYKQQQKMYEHSLKNAQQQSTTIEQQVKNQLIEISKQSLGQIIQENKQKISNTKKAIVTVGTMDGKKIEHVPLRDQFELAEKIGTHKELQTIADLVGRFKRIAMKKQKTKQKHTMERKNIAIGQEVSRLLPTELANYVMGHSKQDFLRRFSESQAFVFDTKGKDRKGKGPIIICMDESSSMTSIKEQSKAFCIALLTIAKKQKRDFAIVPFASKVGEVKIFAKGQASTQDLLAFSNSFLGGGTNYEQPLRESLNILLQSEFNEADILFVTDGSSFLPTRFIEEFNATKKKKQFECTSVVLTNLFNAVDVNLVKKFSDRVIEVGELFDAAEAFVL; encoded by the coding sequence ATGGATAAAAATATGGTTGTATTATACAGCCGTACGCTATTTGACATGAGTACGTCTCAAAAGGCGCGATTTAATGAGCTGTTAAAGATGGCCAAGCTGTTAAATGATCGCTGCATGGATGGGGAAAAAATGCTAACAGGCTTTACAAACATAATTGGCGACACTTGGTATTCCTTCTATAGTAAAGAACCCATTTTAAAGGGAAATGCGCAGCAAGTTGATGAAGCACAGTATGGATTTATCGCAAACTTACTAAAAAATGACGAATATATACAATGGCATCAATTGACAAAGGGTGATGAACTCTTAAGTGTGCTCACAGCAATTAGCATGGCAGATCAATTCATCAAAAGGTTAAAAAATGACCATCAACATTCAAAAAATGTACAAAAGCAAAAATCCACGGAGCGCACAAAAGAGTTTGCAAAAAAACGGATACAAGAACTCCAACAACAAATGAACAGCGCGTCTTCAGAAAGCATGAAACAAGCTTATAAGCAGCAACAAAAAATGTATGAACACAGTTTAAAGAACGCACAGCAACAATCGACAACAATTGAGCAACAAGTAAAAAATCAACTAATAGAAATCAGTAAGCAGTCACTCGGTCAAATCATTCAAGAAAATAAGCAAAAAATAAGCAATACAAAAAAAGCCATTGTGACAGTAGGAACAATGGATGGTAAGAAAATTGAACACGTCCCATTAAGGGATCAATTTGAACTCGCAGAAAAAATTGGCACACATAAAGAACTCCAAACAATTGCTGATTTAGTAGGTCGCTTTAAGCGTATTGCAATGAAAAAACAAAAAACAAAGCAAAAACACACGATGGAGCGCAAAAACATAGCAATCGGCCAGGAAGTTTCGAGATTATTACCAACGGAACTCGCTAACTATGTAATGGGCCACAGTAAACAGGACTTTTTGCGCCGCTTCAGTGAATCTCAAGCGTTTGTTTTTGATACTAAGGGCAAGGATCGAAAAGGGAAAGGCCCGATTATTATTTGTATGGATGAAAGCAGCTCCATGACGTCCATTAAGGAACAAAGCAAAGCATTTTGTATCGCTCTACTGACAATTGCCAAAAAGCAAAAACGCGATTTTGCCATTGTCCCTTTTGCAAGTAAAGTAGGTGAGGTAAAAATCTTTGCTAAAGGACAGGCATCTACGCAGGATTTACTCGCATTTAGCAATAGCTTTTTAGGGGGTGGTACGAATTATGAGCAGCCATTACGTGAATCGTTAAATATCTTACTTCAAAGCGAATTTAATGAAGCGGATATTTTATTTGTCACAGATGGCTCGAGCTTTTTACCGACACGCTTTATTGAAGAATTCAATGCGACGAAGAAGAAAAAGCAGTTTGAATGTACGTCTGTTGTATTAACGAATTTATTTAACGCAGTCGACGTAAATCTCGTTAAGAAGTTCTCTGATCGGGTGATTGAAGTAGGTGAATTATTTGATGCAGCAGAAGCGTTTGTTTTATAA
- a CDS encoding AAA family ATPase: MSIQLQAIQQKLNKRFYDREEEIEALLTALLSRQHLLFIGPAGTGKSVLSSMLGEIVEGSHYFQHLLTPFSTPEELFGVLSLKDLEQGIYKRNVKNMLPEAHFAFIDEIFKANSAILNSLLTLINERIFYNNGVPIQSPLMTIVGSSNEYIEEGEGLEALFDRFLLRYEVNYIREEESFIAMLKDRTPIQIPKISMGELYEHQIRVANVDISDSIYQAIAKIRQALHDAGIRPSDRRFKQSLSILRAKAYLAGRNEVNRTDLNIMANVLWETVDQKSATQEIINETAFDTVDAFIHRKTTEFDSILQEAQNTMLRKTPLARTQLSQLLMQGKSLFLEVQNMNRQMPNRPELQNLKTDMHKRLLQMTSDVIGF; encoded by the coding sequence TTGTCGATACAATTACAAGCGATTCAGCAAAAGTTAAATAAACGATTTTATGATCGGGAAGAAGAGATTGAAGCGTTACTAACAGCACTTCTTTCAAGACAGCATTTATTATTTATTGGACCAGCAGGAACGGGGAAAAGTGTGTTGTCCTCCATGTTGGGGGAAATTGTAGAGGGAAGCCACTATTTTCAGCACTTACTGACGCCATTTAGTACGCCTGAGGAATTGTTCGGGGTGCTGTCACTCAAGGATTTAGAACAGGGGATTTATAAACGTAACGTAAAAAATATGCTACCAGAGGCGCATTTTGCCTTTATCGATGAAATTTTTAAAGCGAATTCAGCGATTTTAAATTCATTGTTAACATTGATTAATGAACGTATTTTTTATAACAACGGTGTACCAATCCAGTCACCACTTATGACAATTGTAGGTTCTTCAAATGAATATATTGAAGAGGGAGAGGGACTAGAGGCCTTATTTGACCGCTTTTTACTACGCTATGAAGTGAATTATATTCGTGAGGAAGAGTCTTTTATTGCGATGTTAAAGGATCGCACGCCGATTCAAATTCCTAAAATTTCAATGGGTGAGCTCTATGAACATCAAATACGAGTTGCTAATGTGGACATTTCAGATTCAATTTACCAAGCAATTGCAAAAATTCGTCAAGCGTTACATGATGCAGGCATTCGCCCGTCTGATCGTCGCTTCAAGCAGTCGTTATCGATATTAAGGGCAAAAGCGTATTTAGCAGGACGTAACGAAGTAAATAGAACAGATTTAAACATTATGGCAAATGTATTATGGGAAACGGTTGATCAAAAAAGTGCGACACAAGAAATTATTAATGAAACGGCGTTTGATACAGTTGATGCGTTTATTCATCGAAAGACGACCGAGTTTGATTCAATTTTACAAGAGGCACAAAATACGATGTTACGTAAAACACCGCTCGCACGTACACAGCTAAGCCAATTGTTAATGCAGGGGAAGTCCCTCTTTTTAGAAGTGCAAAATATGAATCGCCAAATGCCCAATCGCCCAGAGCTACAAAATTTAAAGACAGATATGCATAAGCGTTTATTGCAAATGACATCGGATGTAATCGGATTTTAA